AAAGTTAATCAAAGCAAAGACCGGTAAACTTCATTTTATTCCTCTAATCAAAGACACTGGCACAAACaacaatttattaatatattttagacttTCCCAATATTCATCAAACTTTGCTCTCATAACCATAGTCTTTGTCCTAATCTTCTCATCCAGACTATTACTTAATGAACTCAGATTAATCAACACTTATAGGAACTGGCAGAGGCGGCGTATAGATGCATATACAACTAAAGTTGGCTTGTAGAATATTATCAGGAAGATTACCATACTCTTCACTTAATATAATCCTCTGTCGTTGGTCCCCCAACTCCTTATTTGCCATCAACCTTTTTTACTATTTTGTATAAATGGACTTTcttgcaagaaaaaaaataaaatctcataCAAATATAAGTACGTGAATTTtactgatgacaaaaaaaaagtatatgaattttacaattttttattaattgacTTTCTTTATCAAATCcaatattttatatggtttatagtaaaaacactatatattaataataatggGACTatggtattttattaatttatcgagttattagtataaaaaaaatcatttttcagATATCtacattttagatatatatatatatatacatatatatatatatatatacacatatatatatattgtaaatttgatttattaaattttatagttgatttacagtttatatatttattacctTTTATAAATTCGAgtttgatattattttattatattatctaGTGTATATGAGATCTCTACCATACAATTTAAATATAGTTATACTAaatattctcaaaaaaaaaattgtagcgTTGAAATTAGAAATATCTCTATTGTGATAATCAGGATTGGGCACTCGCGGATTTTGGTTTGGGGCTCATTCAGGTTTGTCTGATTCTGTTTGAATTTAatcgggtttggtttgggtttagttacATTTCCAAGAACTTGTTGAGCTTGAAATAGTTTCAATATATTGTGGATAGAAATCAAGTTGTCggttcaaaaatattaaattgcaTGTACTTGATTAAACTGAATCTATTtctaatattttcaataaatttgTGTACGTGGTTTCCTCGAACCATATTGTTGtccttttaaataattttgggAGACTCGTCTGTCAACCACACAAACGTCGTCTTTGAACTATATGTGAAAACATCAGACATATATTCATGACAAACCAAAGATTTGTGCGAATGAAATGTACACAAACTAAAATTAACAACTATTTACTctataaatataagaaatactatttaaaattattgttttaactTTAAAGTCAAACTTATTTGTAGTGAACTTCACATACAAttgttaaaacataatatattagcctaagTATTTGAATTAGTTAGTCATGTACTAGACAATTATATTAGGTACTCAATAATATCTTAGTGTAATTTAGATATATAGAAGGGTTTGAGATCGGTTCTCCATTTAAAGATTGATTGCATACCTGAAAAGTTGTTCTGGTTAAAATATGTTTCAGATGAAGCCGCTTCAACTAAGTTTGCTGTAAAACCACTCGATTAATTTGAATAACCATTACAAGCGAAAATCAGAATAAAACGAGTATGTTTTCCTATTACAAAAGTTGGAAGAAAACGAaaatatttctagaaattttgagaaaaacaaCCAGAATAAAACCATaatgatagaaaaaaaattattagaaaagaAATCAAAGCGTTGGTGTTACGAAAGCCACTAGGGCATACACAATAAAAAATTCCCTTGCTGCCGACGGCTAGACCTATATAAAAGCAGGttcaagtttctttttttaagaaTGACTGATATAAATGGAAATAATGTTGTAtcgttctttctttctttaataCGCTTTTCTACTTTCCTCTTAAATTTTGTTTCCATTTTTGTTTCCCTTTTTTTGGAAGTGTTTATGAAAGGGATTGTTTGCTTGTGACACCATTAGTCTTCTTCTTACGTTCAACTGCTTCGTCCGGTTTCATTGTGAAGCAACTTTTACCATACTAACTTCCGGCGATTAATTCATACTTTTTAAATAcctttcttttaattattttgcagTGTTTTGACTGTTGACACCAttagtcttcttcctctacaTTCTTCGAGTTCCTTGCTTCTTAAGGCGAAGCGTAACCCTAAAGTTccctatttttttaattcaatatCTTCCTCTCTCCTCATGCTGAAGCTCTTCACATCCCATCACGTAGCTAGCCGGTGTAGGAACAGGAATTCCCACAAATTGGCTCGTCGAGCTTTCTTCTCGACACTAACCGATTCCAAGCCTACCGACACTGTCTCTGCTAAACCATGCCTCGAGGATTGTCAAACGGTTTGTAGAAGTTCTCTTAAAAGCTAGAAACTTCTATAACATTACTGTTGGGTACAACTCTTTTCTAATCTTTGTGTTGGTTAACTTGCAGGTTGTAGCATTGCCGTTGCTTCGCAAGCCTCTTATTCCTGGTTTTTACATGCCACTCTTTGTCAACGATCCTAAAGTACTTGCAGCTTTACAAGAGAGCAAAAGTGGACAAGCTCCATATGCAGGAGCTTTCCTTTTGAAGGATGACAAATACTCTTCAActgcttcatcttcttctaGCTTTGAAACAGTGAATATCCTAGATAGGTTGAAAGGCAAAGAGTCGCTTAACAAAATTCACCAAGTGGGCACACTTGCTCAGGTTACATACCATACGTTAGcactgtattttttttctttgtctctatttgaaataatattaacCATTTGCCAAAAAAATTCCAGATTTTAAGTATCCAAGGTGAGCAAGTCATCCTTATTGGTCGCAAACGACTTCAAATAACAGAGATGGTAAGTTAATGGAGAAACATTCTTCAACTTTACTCATTTAAAAGTTCATTAAAAGTAACCATGCGCTTTGTCTTTTATACAGCAGAGTGAAGATCCTCTAACTGTCCAAACTCATCATATAAAGGTGTGTTTCTGTTTTCAAGCCTTTCCttacatgcaaaaaaaaaaaaagcatctaTAATCCTTTTCATATGTGCGTTTGTGTTCTTTGTTTGCAGGATAAGCCATATGACAAGGACGATGAGGTCATCATCAAGGCAACATACTTTGAAGTTATTTCTATGCTTAGGGATGTCTTAGAGACAACATCACTCTGGAGGGATCAAGTTCAGACATATACACAGGTATGTTCTCTCCAAATATGGTACTGCATGCTGAGCACAAATTATGTATGTCGGAGAATATCACAGCTGCAAACGCACATTAAACTACATAGTTGTAATGCAGAATCGAATATTTagtagattttttttgaattctatAGGATATTGGTGGCTCCAACTATCGAAAGTTGGCCGAGACTATactacaaaaaagaagaagaaagtttaCCGGTTTTGGAGCTGGGATCTTTGACGCTAATGACCTCAATTATAAAAAGTTAACCGGTTTTGGAGCTGGGGTCTTTGACGCTAATGACCTCAATTATAAAAAGTTAGCCGATTTTGGGGCCGGGATCTCCGGTGCtaacaaacataaaattcagGAGGTTCTTGAAGAATTGGATGTAAGTAGTTTAACTATTACCATTTTATGCTGAAATTACTATGGTATTCTATTTTTAGTAAGCTTCTCATATTGGTTTCTTTCAATCTAGGTTCATAAGCGTCTGGTCTTGGTTAAAAAACAAGTGGAAGTTAACAAAATTCAAGTGTTTCATGCCTCCATTTTTCCGGTGACTCATGCTACTAGATTTTTTTGTAGATGATATGTTCTTATACAGGATGAATCCTCATCTCTTTTCATTCATAATATATAGGAATCCACAGCAAAAACTGTTGAAGACAAGCAGGTTTTCAGCTGGTCAAGATTTTTTTATAGtaaattattatatgttttatatagaaTGAATCCTCATCTCTTTTCATTCATATATAGGAATCCACAGCAAAAACTGTTGAAGACACAAAGGTTTTCAACATTTTACATTTATGTTAAGCGTATGATGTTTTGCAGGAGGAGTCTGGTTCTGCTAAATACGTCAAAAAAACTCGACCTTCTGGTTAGTCTACTACTATAGTATTCTAGGAGTATTTTTTTATCAAGCAATTGAAGCTAATAAAGTCTGTTATTTTCTTCAGACAAGTTTAGGGAAAGGGTTGACATAAAACTTAGTTTGGAGGAAATTCCAAAACATGTAGTAAAAGTCATGGAAGAAAAGTTCGAAAAACTTGATAGGGGAGAAAAAGATTGCCGTAGCACCGATAGTATCTATAACTACCTTGATTGGTTGACAGCGTTGCCTTGGGGAGAATGCAGGTTTGCCATTTTGCTTCATATGTTGATGGTTATTCTTAAGAgagttatataaaatttgatttatttgttttgcaGTAATGATAGTTTTGATGTCTTACGGGCAGAAAAGATTCTTGACGAGGATCACTACGGTTTACATGATGTAAAAGAAAGAATACTAGAGTTTATTGCTGTCGGAACACTTACGAGCAATCCACAAGGTCGTGTCTTTGCCTTTTCGGGTTCACTTTCTCTTTCTATAAATTGTGAAACTGAactgttttttttgtgtgtcaAACAGGAAAGATTATTTGTCTCTCTGGCCCTCCTGGGGTAGGAAAAACAAGTATTGCTCGTTCTGTCGCACGTGCTCTTAACCGCAAGTTCTTTCGGCTCGCTGTTGGAGGACTATCTGATAGTTCGGAGATCAAGGTATACATACAACTGCATGACAAAAACTATTGGAGAAAATATCTCACATAGCAAACTCTtaactaattaatatataagaaatttggGCCAATTCACTTATAAGATTATTGACAAAAACTAATAGAGAAAAGAACTCCATATCGCAAACTTCTAACTAagtaatatgtaaaatattttaagggATTCCTACAAAAAAACTAGAGAagtgaaataattttataacatgTCATCATCTACAATGTGTGGCACCTATAGGGGGAACGTGGAATATACATTGGTGCCGCTCCAGGAAAGATGGTGCAATGTCTAAAGGAAGTGGGAACAGAGAATCCTCTTGTTCTTTTCGATGAGATTGATAAGGTAGTTAAGCTAGGACTTgaattagatttttaaattttgagattATTTGCATCAATCGCCATTTGTTTCTTTGGCAGCTTGGAAAGAGTAGTAGAGACGATCCAGAGGGTGCGTTGTTGGAGCTTCTGGATCCACAGCAAAATACACATTTTCTAGATTACTTTCTTGATGTTACTATCGACTTATCAAAGGTATTCTCTTTATATTATTCaccatttttgtttactttcatttatcattttgtaCACTATTGAAGATAGGTTTGTTCCTCAAATAATATTTCTAACGATCAAAATTTGGTTTAAGCATATGAGTTTTGTTGTTGCAGGTTTTGTTTGTATGCACAGCAAACGATACATATAAGATTTCGGGTCCACTGCTAGATAGAATGGAGGTTACTGAACTCGCAGGGTACACTACCGATGAGAAAATGCATATTGCTAGAGACTATTTgctgaaaaatgtaaaaagaaaatgtggaATTAAGCCTGAACAGGTTGATGTGAGCGACACGGCTCTTCTTTCCTTGATAGAGAACTACTGCGGAGAAGCAGGAGTTCGAAATCTCCAGAAGCATATTGAGAAGATTTTTCGTAAGGTAAAGCTCACTAAAATATTACCAAACTTTTTTAACTTGGATGCCAAGCAATCTgaaattattttggtttattaataGATTGCTCTTAAACTTGTACGCCAACAAGCATTCGCCAAAGCGGCTATGACCGATTTAAAGTCCTCGGAAACCGCTGCTGAAGGATCCATTGAGTTGACAAATGAATATTTACGATTAGCTGACGTTCTTAAGGTATTCGAATACGCAGTTGGTGGGGGTCCAACGAGGGAGAAGAGCAGAGAGGTAGCtgaaaaattacactatatattCCAAAAGTATTTTCAACTTGGATACCACGCAATCTGAAATTATATTGGTTTATTAACAGATTGCTCTTAAACTTGGACGCCAACAAGCATCCACCAAAGCGGCTATGACCGATTTAAAGTCTTACAATGAATATTTACGATTAAAGGAATTAGAATACACACTTGGTGTGAGCGAGAAGAGTAGAGCAGTACCT
This Brassica napus cultivar Da-Ae chromosome C6, Da-Ae, whole genome shotgun sequence DNA region includes the following protein-coding sequences:
- the LOC106377649 gene encoding lon protease homolog 4, chloroplastic/mitochondrial-like translates to MATADPACDVAVSDPTALDMAGTDATDVAGPDVPNNVAWDALLHGTDGPDNNEISINYVFVLTVDTISLLPLHSSSSLLLKAKRNPKVPYFFNSISSSLLMLKLFTSHHVASRCRNRNSHKLARRAFFSTLTDSKPTDTVSAKPCLEDCQTVVALPLLRKPLIPGFYMPLFVNDPKVLAALQESKSGQAPYAGAFLLKDDKYSSTASSSSSFETVNILDRLKGKESLNKIHQVGTLAQILSIQGEQVILIGRKRLQITEMQSEDPLTVQTHHIKDKPYDKDDEVIIKATYFEVISMLRDVLETTSLWRDQVQTYTQDIGGSNYRKLAETILQKRRRKFTGFGAGIFDANDLNYKKLTGFGAGVFDANDLNYKKLADFGAGISGANKHKIQEVLEELDEESGSAKYVKKTRPSDKFRERVDIKLSLEEIPKHVVKVMEEKFEKLDRGEKDCRSTDSIYNYLDWLTALPWGECSNDSFDVLRAEKILDEDHYGLHDVKERILEFIAVGTLTSNPQGRVFAFSGKIICLSGPPGVGKTSIARSVARALNRKFFRLAVGGLSDSSEIKGERGIYIGAAPGKMVQCLKEVGTENPLVLFDEIDKLGKSSRDDPEGALLELLDPQQNTHFLDYFLDVTIDLSKVLFVCTANDTYKISGPLLDRMEVTELAGYTTDEKMHIARDYLLKNVKRKCGIKPEQVDVSDTALLSLIENYCGEAGVRNLQKHIEKIFRKIALKLVRQQAFAKAAMTDLKSSETAAEGSIELTNEYLRLADVLKVFEYAVGGGPTREKSREVAEKLHYIFQKYFQLGYHAI